A genomic region of Colletotrichum destructivum chromosome 1, complete sequence contains the following coding sequences:
- a CDS encoding Putative P-loop containing nucleoside triphosphate hydrolase, dynamin, translated as MDSAQSSSSMSLVVHEKLELAKHDEDATRLRDTNTKATQLLGDIQTALAGITGLKRAQNWSKSIEKLRAEYKMPRFVIGVLGDTGSGKSSLINAVLDEERVVPTNCMRACTAVITEISWNTNEDPAKRYRAEIEFITQAEWTTEVIALHRDILDLNGNLSPDIRNIDSDAGIAYAVLRAVYPKHTDQQFRETDPFVLANFVKVREVIGKTQVVEEAECGSFYSKIQSFVDSEEKHSKNAAESANKAPHEQTMAFWPLIKVVRVFLKSEVLSSGVVLVDLVRCLRRLFFRVQLLTSAKPGGRDSNATRAAVAAKYVKECSRLWVVAPITRAVDDKTAKTLLGDHFKQQLKYDGAYNNITFICTKADDISLDEAAPSLGIEILIAKEQERKTQTEKEIGGKKEAVTALEPQISSLQETLNNISRDNKEWQGLRKLVSQGLRVVAPTTSPQKRKHSQPRTAEESVSAKKVKKEFESSDADDTSDESDLDDNDDADDDQPVPLTLEVTREKLDELKATKKAVKEEKKIMVGRMSQLKEEIKNLRKQRSDIKTNMHRECIQGRNMYSREAIKQDFAFGLKEFDEELLAEQQQDGPQQAQGETDYEQIGNNLPVFCISSRGYQQLRDRMKKDQKVVGFTSLEDTEIPGLRHHTLELAAAIQASHFRHHLSEICRLLSALDLFVAGGAANLKLSDKEKKQETENLEKSLAKLGAALVEVITRCMTECNVIVKKRILKKTGTGASNASEKATSTAEGWGAKHDAGGLRYMTYKATCRRLGVFKGAAGPQLLKPLKHHTAHAWDSAFRLQLPEKLKTLATSMKHLIDAFHEQMKDRRFLVQNNDIVKDIIVKLLAAQKENLVHIGNEQQRMLQESGKHANRLFGPAIQTSMLPALSRRSRMIPIT; from the exons ATGGATTCCGCTCAGTCTTCGAGCTCTATGAGCCTCGTGGTACATGAGAAACTAGAGTTGGCCAAACATGACGAGGACGCGACGAGACTCAGAGATACCAACACAAAAGCGACCCAATTATTGGGCGACATCCAGACAGCACTTGCCGGCATTACCGGCTTGAAGCGTGCTCAAAACTGGAGCAAGTCGATTGAGAAGCTCCGGGCCGAGTACAAAATGCCGCgcttcgtcatcggcgtTCTGGGCGATACCGGCTCAGGCAAGAGTTCACTCATCAACGCTGTTCTGGATGAAGAGAGAGTTGTTCCGACCAACTGCATGCGAGCCTGTACCGCAGTAATCACTGAAATCTCATGGAACACCAACGAAGATCCCGCAAAGAGATATCGCGCGGAAATCGAGTTCATTACCCAAGCAGAGTGGACGACTGAGGTTATTGCTCTTCACCGCGACATTCTGGACCTGAACGGCAATCTTTCTCCGGACATCAGAAACATCGATAGCGACGCCGGCATTGCGTACGCTGTCTTGAGAGCAGTTTACCCAAAGCATACCGACCAGCAGTTCAGAGAGACTGACCCCTTTGTGCTTGCGAATTTCGTCAAGGTGCGGGAGGTAATCGGAAAGACGCAGGTTGTTGAAGAGGCAGAGTGTGGCTCGTTCTATTCGAAGATCCAGTCATTCGTGGATTCGGAAGAGAAGCACAGCAAGAACGCCGCAGAATCTGCCAACAAGGCGCCTCACGAACAGACAATGGCATTCTGGCCCCTCATCAAAGTTGTCCGTGTCTTTCTGAAGTCAGAAGTTTTGTCCAGTGGCGTTGTACTTGTGGACCTGGTGCGTTGTCTAAGAAGGTTATTCTTTCGGGTTCAGTTGCTAACATCTGCCAAGCCCGGAGGTCGCGACTCCAATGCTACTCGAGCAGCCGTTGCCGCGAAGTATGTCAAGGAGTGCTCGAGACTCTGGGTGGTTGCACCCATCACCCGTGCTGTGgacgacaagacggccaagactCTTCTTGGAGACCATttcaagcagcagctcaaGTACGACGGTGCTTACAACAACATCACCTTCATCTGCACCAAGGCGGACGACATTTCTCTCGACGAGGCAGCGCCGAGCCTTGGCATTGAGATACTCATTGCAAAGGAGCAAGAGCGGAAGACTCAAACGGAGAAAGAGATcgggggaaaaaaggaggcAGTCACCGCTCTGGAGCCTCAGATTTCGAGCCTGCAGGAGACATTGAACAACATCAGCAGAGACAACAAGGAATGGCAAGGACTTCGCAAGCTGGTCAGCCAGGGACTCAGAGTGGTTGCACCCACGACATCCCCACAGAAGCGGAAGCATTCCCAACCTCGGACTGCGGAAGAATCTGTCTCGGCCAAAAAGGTGAAGAAAGAATTCGAGTCTAGTGACGCAGATGACACCAGCGATGAATCGGACCTTGACGACAatgatgacgccgacgatgatcAGCCTGTACCTCTGACTCTTGAGGTTACACGAGAGAAGTTGGATGAGCTCAAGGCGACTAAAAAAGCTgtgaaggaagagaagaagatcatGGTTGGACGCATGTCGCAGCTCAAGGAGGAAATCAAAAACCTCAGAAAGCAGCGCTCAGACATCAAGACCAATATGCACAGGGAGTGCATCCAAGGACGCAACATGTACTCCCGAGAAGCCATCAAGCAGGACTTCGCATTTGGTCTCAAGGA GTTTGACGAGGAACTGCTTgcggagcagcagcaggatggCCCGCAACAGGCCCAAGGTGAGACTGACTATGAGCAGATCGGAAACAACCTTCCCGTCTTCTGTATCAGCAGTCGCGGCTATCAGCAACTGAGAGATCGCATGAAGAAGGACCAAAAGGTTGTTGGATTCACGTCACTCGAGGACACAGAGATTCCGGGCCTTCGCCATCACACCCTGGAGTTGGCCGCGGCCATTCAAGCCAGTCACTTCCGGCACCATCTCAGCGAAATATGTCGTCTCCTTAGCGCCTTGGACCTCTTTGTTGCTGGAGGTGCTGCCAACCTCAAGCTTTCtgacaaggagaagaagcaggaaACGGAAAACCTCGAGAAGTCACTAGCTAAGCTAGGAGCG GCACTTGTTGAGGTCATCACTCGATGCATGACGGAGTGCAATGTGATTGTGAAGAAGAGAATCCTCAAGAAAACTGGCACGGGCGCCTCCAATGCGTCGGAAAAAGCCACGTCTACCGCCGAGGGCTGGGGTGCCAAGCACGATGCTGGTGGTCTTCGCTACATGACCTACAAGGCGACCTGTCGCCGTTT AGGGGTCTTCAAGGGCGCAGCTGGACCTC AATTGCTTAAGCCTCTCAAGCACCACACCGCTCATGCGTGGGACTCCGCATTCCGTCTGCAGCTTCCCGAGAAGCTGAAGACCTTGGCAACGTCCATGAAGCATCTCATCGATGCCTTCCACGAGCAAATGAAAGACCGCCGTTTTCTCGTCCAGAACAACGACATCGTCAAAGACATCATCGTGAAGCTCTTGGCTGCTCAGAAGGAGAATCTCGTCCACATTGGCAATGAGCAGCAGAGAATGTTACAGGAGAGTGGAAAACATGCAAACCGATTGTTTGGGCCCGCCATCCAGACGTCTATgttgccggccttgagtcGACGGTCAAGGATGATACCAATAACGTAA
- a CDS encoding Putative transcriptional regulator TACO1, integrase-like protein produces the protein MRPLAPVPVRSIASRIFAAPAPRVQPGFPFCHQCLRPLSTTPAAPSGHNKWSKIKHRKGAADAQKNSMRSQHSKMIALYSRPGVPKNVIDSAVARGQGRTASGASLEPLTLEAILPPGVALIIEAETESKARSLQDLKVLIKKHKGAANAAAFFFTRLGRVVFEAAGEGGGGPGVDDILDDAIEAGAEDLEADDDGNLVVWTQPNMTNAVASGVGPKFGLKLLSSDIIWSANDDTKVKLDKGLEATSLADLLAALQEFPEVQAVYGNPVKGDMSEEEWARIEENLDS, from the exons atgcGCCCGCTcgcccccgtccccgtccgGAGCATCGCATCGCGCATCTtcgccgcgcccgcgcctCGAGTCCAACCCGGATTCCCGTTCTGCCACCAATGCCTCCGCCcgctctcgacgacgcccgccgcgccgagtGGTCACAACAAGTGGTCCAAGATCAAGCACAGGAAAGGCGCCGCAGACGCGCAGAAGAACAGCATGCGCAGCCAGCACTCCAAGATGATTGCCCTCTACTCACGAC CCGGCGTCCCAAAGAACGTAATCGACTCCGCCGTAGCCCGCGGCCAAGGCCGCACCGCGTCGGGCGCCTCCCTCGAGCCCCTgaccctcgaggccatcctgCCCCCCGGCGTCGCCCtcatcatcgaggccgagacggagagcAAGGCCCGCAGCCTGCAGGATCTCAAGGTCCTGATCAAGAAGCACAAGGGCGCGGCCAacgcggcggccttcttcttcacgcGCCTCGGTcgcgtcgtcttcgaggcggccggcgagggcggcggcgggccgggcgtcgacgacatcctggacgacgccatcgaggcgggcgccgaggacctcgaggccgacgacgacgggaacCTCGTCGTATGGACGCAGCCCAACATgaccaacgccgtcgccagcggcgtcggccCCAAGTTCGGCCTGAAGCTTCTCAGCTCCGACATTATCTGGtccgccaacgacgacaccaaagtcaagctcgacaagggcctcgaggcgACCTCGCTGGCCGACCTGCTGGCCGCTCTGCAGGAGTTCCCCGAGGTGCAAGCCGTGTACGGGAACCCCGTCAAGGGAGACATGTCCGAGGAGGAGTGGGCAAGAATCGAGGAGAACCTGGACTCCTGA
- a CDS encoding Putative cleavage/polyadenylation specificity factor subunit 5: protein MSTITTTALQSGHAPIIPLAFNSNQPETIRLYPLSNYTFGVKETQPEEDPSVIARLKRLEEHYSQHGMRRTCEGILVCHEHNHPHILMLQIANAFFKLPGDYLRPEDDEVEGFKSRLDERLAPVGRIGEGEEPADWQVGDCLAQWWRPNFETFMYPFVPAHVTRPKECKKLYFIQLPKSKVLSVPKNMKLLAVPLFELYDNTARYGPQLSAIPHLLSRYNFEFVDDNGNIVAATPGSSAPEGYVPRTKVLASGDDTDMQEAKGDDENGEQ from the exons ATGTCCACAatcacgacgacggcgctgcaATCGGGCCACGCGCCCATCATCCCCCTCGCCTTCAACTCGAACCAGCCGGAGACGATCCGCCTCTACCCGCTGTCCAACTACACCTTTGGCGTCAAGGAGACGCAGCCGGAGGAGGACCCCTCGGTGATCGCGCGCCTGAAGCGCCTCGAGGAGCACTACTCGCAGCACGGCATGCGCCGCACCTGCGAGGGCATCCTCGTCTGCCACGAGCACAACCACCCGCACATCCTGATGCTGCAGATTGCCAACGCCTTCTTCAAGCTGCCCGGCGACTACCTCCgccccgaggacgacgaggtcgagggcttCAAGTCACGCCTGGACGAGAGGCTCGCCCCCGTCGGGCGtatcggcgagggcgaggagccCGCCGACTGGCAGGTCGGCGACTGCCTGGCGCAGTGGTGGAGGCCCAACTTCGAGACCTTCATGTACCCCTTTGTTCCCGCGCACGTCACTAGACCGAAGGAATGCAAGAAGCTTTACTTCATCCAGTTGCCCAAGAGCA AAGTGCTCAGCGTGCCGAAGAACATGAAACTCCTTGCGGTCCCCCTCTTCGAGCTCTACGACAACACGGCCAGATACGGCCCCCAGCTTTCGGCGATCCCCCACCTCCTCAGCAGATACAACTTTGAattcgtcgacgacaacggtAACATCGTCGCTGCCACGCCTGGCTCCAGCGCGCCCGAGGGCTACGTGCCGAGGACCAAGGTTCTGGCCAGTGGCGACGACACGGACATGCAGGAGGCCAagggggacgacgagaacggcgagcAGTAA
- a CDS encoding Putative UPF0047 protein YjbQ, with the protein MAPTPHHNRQQTSQTTTLLIIGFIIICLFPNLFNFLWHLPLTLLGYAFSGPNGAAPTTTTPRHRPPPNSHSHSHSSTTMTGSWFQKQFTLPARSRGSYLITDEVVGALPELKNYKVGILHLFVQHTSCALSLNENWDDDVRADMSDALDRIAPEAGPKGQELYRHSAEGPDDMPAHIKSALIGASVTIPIKDGKLATGTWQGIWYLEFRASKHQRRLVATIQGEPKA; encoded by the exons ATGGCTCCGACACCACACCACAACCGCCAACAGACCTCGCAGACGACAaccctcctcatcatcggcttcATAATCATCTGCCTATTCCCGAACCTGTTCAATTTCCTTTGGCATCTACCCCTTACGCTCCTAGGCTACGCCTTCTCCGGCCCAAACGGCGCTGctccaacgacgacgaccccaCGTCATCGCCCCCCACCAaactcacactcacactcacactccTCGACGACCATGACGGGCTCCTGGTTCCAGAAGCAGTTCACCCTGCCCGCGCGCTCGCGCGGCTCGTACCTCATCaccgacgaggtcgtcggcgcgcTCCCCGAACTCAAGAACTACAAGGTCGGCATCTTGCACCTGTTTGTGCAGCATACGAGCTGCGCTCTCAGCCTCAACGAGAactgggacgacgacgtccgggCCGACATGAGCGACGCGCTGGACCGCATCGCCCCGGAGGCCGGTCCCAAGGGTCAGGAGCTGTACCGCCACAGTGCCGAGGGCCCCGATGACATGCCT GCTCACATCAAGAGCGCTCTTATCGGCGCAAGTGTTACCATCCCGATCAAGGATGGCAAATTG GCCACCGGAACCTGGCAGGGAATCTGGTACCTAGAGTTCAGAGCCAGCAAGCACCAGCGTCGGCTCGTGGCCACGATCCAGGGAGAGCCCAAGGCATGA